The Solanum lycopersicum chromosome 9, SLM_r2.1 genome window below encodes:
- the LOC101243738 gene encoding uncharacterized protein, with the protein MDAQSKSDSFSSSNLRIIVQNNPSESQLSELGIKSWPKWACSPGKYQLKFDAEETCYLLRGKVKVYPKNTIEMSPVEFGAGDLVIIPKGLCCTWDVTLPVDKHYKFHSS; encoded by the exons atggATGCTCAATCCAAATCAGACTCTTTTTCATCTTCAAACCTAAGAATCATTGTCCAAAACAACCCTTCAGAATCCCAACTCTCTGAATTGGGCATAAAATCTTGGCCAAA ATGGGCTTGCTCACCAGGGAAATACCAATTAAAATTTGATGCAGAAGAAACATGTTATTTGCTAAGAGGAAAAGTGAAAGTGTATCCAAAGAACACAATAGAGATGTCACCAGTGGAGTTTGGTGCTGGGGATCTTGTCATTATTCCCAAAGGACTTTGTTGCACTTGGGATGTAACCCTTCCTGTTGATAAACACTATAAGTTTCATTCTTCCTAA
- the LOC112942228 gene encoding uncharacterized protein, translating into MDAQSNSSSNLSIIVQNNPSEAQLSELGIKSWPKWACSPGKYKLKFDAEETCYLLRGKVKVYPKNTTELSPVEFGAGDLVIIPKGLSCSWDITLPVDKYYKFHPS; encoded by the exons atgGATGCTCAATCCAATTCATCATCAAATCTAAGTATCATTGTCCAGAACAATCCATCAGAAGCCCAACTCTCTGAATTGGGCATAAAATCTTGGCCAAA atgGGCTTGTTCACCAggaaaatacaaattaaaatttgatgcaGAAGAAACATGTTATTTGCTAAGAGGAAAAGTGAAAGTGTATCCAAAGAACACAACAGAGCTGTCACCAGTGGAGTTTGGTGCAGGGGATCTTGTCATTATTCCCAAAGGACTTAGTTGCAGTTGGGATATAACCCTTCCTGTTGATAAATACTACAAATTTCATCCttcctaa
- the LOC112942229 gene encoding uncharacterized protein: MDAQSNCNSSSSSNLRIIVYNNPSEAQLSELGIKSWPKWACSPGKYKLKFDAEETSYLLRGKVKVYPKNTIEMSPVEFGAGDLVIIPKGLCCTWDITLPVDKYYKFHPS; this comes from the exons atggATGCTCAATCCAACTGTAACTCTAGTTCATCATCAAATCTAAGAATTATTGTATATAACAACCCTTCAGAAGCCCAACTCTCTGAATTGGGCATAAAATCTTGGCCAAA ATGGGCTTGTTCACCAggaaaatacaaattaaaatttgatgcaGAAGAAACATCTTATTTGCTAAGGGGAAAAGTGAAAGTGTATCCAAAGAACACAATAGAGATGTCACCAGTGGAGTTTGGTGCTGGGGATCTTGTCATTATTCCCAAAGGACTTTGTTGTACTTGGGATATAACCCTTCCTGTTGATAAATACTACAAATTTCATCCTTCCTAA